Proteins from a single region of Dyadobacter fanqingshengii:
- a CDS encoding 2'-5' RNA ligase family protein has translation MKSKTLSVYTLAISPDERIIGLVKKLKKRLEKHLGRNYGSVNALAHVTLILFVAYEDDYPPILAEFKRVLAGLAPFKVGLSGFGDFSKNLPCTFYIKPDECSNGQIIECCKTIGTNFNKFLKRRYTDRWEIVGRTDPHLTIGRELVLEEIEASYALFTEDFTEHFTCNSFVIRKLNLGKGQYEIIDTIPLLGHEYMVGQQMRLF, from the coding sequence ATGAAAAGTAAAACATTATCTGTTTACACCCTCGCGATAAGCCCCGACGAGCGCATAATAGGGCTTGTCAAAAAGCTCAAAAAGCGGTTGGAGAAGCATCTCGGTAGAAATTATGGCAGCGTGAATGCGCTGGCTCACGTGACCTTAATCCTTTTTGTTGCCTACGAAGACGATTACCCGCCCATTTTGGCCGAATTTAAACGGGTTCTGGCCGGGCTTGCACCCTTTAAAGTCGGACTTTCAGGTTTCGGTGATTTTTCTAAAAACCTTCCATGCACATTCTATATCAAACCGGATGAATGTTCAAATGGGCAAATTATTGAATGCTGCAAGACGATAGGAACCAATTTCAATAAATTTTTGAAGCGAAGATATACCGATCGTTGGGAAATAGTAGGTCGCACAGACCCGCACCTGACCATAGGCCGCGAGCTGGTTCTGGAAGAGATTGAGGCATCCTACGCCTTGTTCACCGAAGATTTCACTGAGCACTTTACCTGCAATTCCTTCGTTATCCGAAAACTTAACCTCGGAAAAGGACAGTACGAAATCATCGACACCATCCCATTACTGGGGCACGAATATATGGTAGGCCAGCAGATGCGGCTGTTTTGA
- a CDS encoding DUF6644 family protein gives MIELLDWLEKTSWAIGIRQSLWLYPALEIVHILGIVMLVGPAFMFDLRLLGFSQNIPFASLAEHLLPWSRRSLLLIIPSGLLLFITNANALGVDPTFWTKMSLIVIAGINVFVFHRFIFKSSLNPNGELPFQARISACISIMVWVAVIACGRLLAY, from the coding sequence GTGATTGAATTGCTCGACTGGCTTGAAAAAACTTCCTGGGCGATAGGAATTCGCCAATCATTGTGGCTATACCCGGCATTGGAAATTGTCCATATCCTCGGTATAGTCATGCTGGTTGGGCCGGCATTCATGTTTGATCTCAGGCTGCTAGGTTTTTCACAAAACATTCCTTTTGCAAGTCTGGCAGAACATTTATTGCCGTGGTCGCGCAGATCGCTTTTGCTGATTATTCCCTCGGGCTTGCTGCTTTTTATTACCAATGCCAATGCGCTGGGCGTGGATCCCACGTTTTGGACAAAGATGAGCCTGATAGTGATTGCTGGAATTAATGTTTTCGTTTTCCATCGGTTTATTTTTAAATCAAGCTTGAACCCGAACGGTGAACTTCCCTTTCAGGCGAGAATCAGTGCCTGCATTTCCATCATGGTCTGGGTTGCCGTTATTGCCTGTGGCAGGTTGCTGGCTTATTAA
- a CDS encoding cupin domain-containing protein, with the protein MTNFYPITIDNGHGERLTFLGREVRDGVEYIQVENQVSPGSGPPMHVHHQQHESLYIHEGKMGVQIEGQDPYFLSKGDSATFHSGIAHRFWNAGDTPLQCSGEIWPPHNIEYFLSEIYRSSRKNDKGMPAPFDAAYLLRKYKTEFDMLGIPPFVKKVIFPIVLFVGKLRGLDKKFKDAPEAV; encoded by the coding sequence ATGACGAATTTTTATCCAATCACAATCGATAATGGCCATGGCGAGCGGCTGACATTCCTTGGGCGCGAGGTTCGGGATGGCGTTGAATATATACAAGTTGAGAATCAGGTAAGCCCTGGGTCCGGCCCGCCGATGCATGTACATCACCAGCAGCACGAAAGTCTGTATATTCATGAAGGAAAAATGGGCGTTCAGATCGAAGGACAGGACCCTTATTTTCTAAGTAAGGGTGATTCAGCAACTTTCCATAGCGGAATCGCCCACCGGTTTTGGAATGCAGGTGACACCCCGCTCCAATGTTCGGGAGAAATCTGGCCGCCGCACAACATTGAATATTTTTTATCCGAAATATACCGATCCAGCCGCAAGAACGACAAAGGCATGCCCGCTCCGTTCGACGCGGCTTACTTGCTCCGGAAATACAAGACCGAATTTGACATGCTGGGCATCCCCCCATTCGTCAAAAAAGTAATATTTCCGATTGTGCTTTTTGTAGGAAAGTTGCGTGGGTTGGACAAGAAGTTTAAGGATGCGCCGGAGGCAGTTTGA
- a CDS encoding TetR/AcrR family transcriptional regulator, producing the protein MNATREKIINRALELFNLSGIEYVGMRELAADLGMRIGNLTYYFPTKDDLVFSLSQAYTASNTQIHIDLPVKSLYIFLKKNVLLFENGLKYQCLMLSMVHLMEQNTRIASNYQTVMQDRVSGLVQDISLLEETKYVKFGSEDDKLLIVSSNSLQNRFWLSEAVLSGSRQNLASQMTHYLRMKAHLFRPYATKKGIDDIERFLNELD; encoded by the coding sequence GTGAACGCGACACGGGAGAAAATTATTAACCGGGCATTGGAGCTGTTTAACCTGAGTGGAATTGAATATGTCGGCATGCGGGAGCTCGCCGCGGATTTGGGTATGCGAATCGGCAACCTCACCTATTATTTCCCGACCAAAGATGATCTCGTTTTCAGCCTAAGCCAGGCTTACACAGCGTCTAATACGCAAATCCATATCGATTTGCCCGTTAAAAGTTTGTATATTTTCTTAAAAAAGAATGTGCTGCTGTTTGAAAATGGCTTGAAATATCAATGTTTGATGTTGAGTATGGTGCATCTGATGGAACAGAATACGCGTATTGCCTCTAATTATCAAACCGTTATGCAGGATCGTGTCTCAGGACTTGTGCAAGACATTTCTCTTTTGGAAGAAACTAAATATGTAAAATTCGGTTCGGAGGACGACAAATTATTGATCGTCTCCAGCAACAGCTTGCAAAACAGATTTTGGCTTTCCGAAGCCGTATTATCCGGATCACGCCAAAATCTCGCCAGCCAAATGACGCATTATCTGCGCATGAAAGCACATTTGTTTCGGCCTTATGCTACAAAAAAGGGCATTGATGATATCGAACGTTTCCTGAACGAGCTGGACTGA
- a CDS encoding DUF6152 family protein: protein MKNIKSICLSLVVLLCASFTVLHHGWADYDQTKPQDFTTKIEESIYENPHVLAKVKYNKEMYTVFLAPTSRMTDRGLTGDMIQKGTSVRLVAYPHKTEKGEMRAERIFVDGKKFELR from the coding sequence ATGAAAAACATTAAAAGCATTTGTTTGTCGCTGGTGGTTTTGCTTTGTGCATCATTTACCGTGCTGCACCACGGCTGGGCCGACTATGACCAAACAAAGCCGCAGGATTTTACCACAAAGATTGAAGAATCCATTTACGAAAATCCGCACGTGCTCGCTAAGGTGAAGTACAATAAGGAAATGTACACCGTTTTCCTAGCCCCCACCAGCCGCATGACAGATCGTGGCTTGACAGGCGATATGATCCAAAAAGGCACTTCTGTTCGACTCGTCGCTTATCCCCACAAGACCGAAAAAGGCGAAATGCGTGCCGAAAGGATCTTTGTTGATGGCAAGAAATTTGAACTTCGCTGA